In Nevskiales bacterium, a single window of DNA contains:
- the coaD gene encoding pantetheine-phosphate adenylyltransferase, with amino-acid sequence MSPAKDVIAAYSGTFDPITNGHADVIRRAARMFPKMLVAVAKNSGKQPMFTLEERVELVRAALADVPNLEVVAWGELIVRLYQKRGVTVLVRGARGVGDFEYEKQMALMNRHLEPNIDTIMLAPAPQFTQISSSLVREIAGHGGDISGLVPDVVAAALRRKTAPR; translated from the coding sequence ATGAGCCCGGCCAAAGACGTCATCGCCGCCTATTCCGGCACCTTCGACCCCATCACCAACGGCCATGCGGACGTCATTCGCCGCGCCGCGCGGATGTTCCCGAAGATGCTGGTCGCGGTGGCGAAGAACTCCGGCAAGCAGCCGATGTTCACGCTGGAGGAGCGGGTCGAGCTGGTGCGCGCCGCGCTGGCCGACGTGCCCAACCTCGAGGTGGTGGCCTGGGGCGAGCTGATCGTGCGCCTGTACCAGAAGCGGGGCGTGACCGTGCTGGTGCGCGGCGCGCGCGGCGTCGGCGACTTCGAGTACGAGAAGCAGATGGCGCTGATGAACCGCCACCTGGAGCCGAACATCGACACCATCATGCTGGCGCCGGCGCCGCAGTTCACGCAGATCTCCTCCAGCCTGGTGCGCGAGATCGCCGGCCACGGCGGCGACATCAGCGGGCTGGTGCCGGACGTGGTGGCCGCGGCCCTGCGCCGCAAGACGGCCCCGCGCTGA
- the rsmD gene encoding 16S rRNA (guanine(966)-N(2))-methyltransferase RsmD: MKPRQHGLRGDFRIIGGAWRRRRFDFVTDRDVRPSPDRVRETLFNWLAPVIAQARCLDLFAGSGALGLEALSRGAAQVLFVDHERSVIERIRAHLATLGATARAQLLQAEAAQYLRQGGGPFDIVFLDPPFRQGLVPPLLAQLPPLLAPDHRVYVETETPPPALPPGWETLKSARAGQVSFALVRFTANPHNP, from the coding sequence ATGAAACCCCGCCAACACGGCCTGCGCGGCGACTTTCGCATCATCGGCGGTGCCTGGCGCCGGCGCCGCTTCGACTTCGTCACCGACCGCGACGTGCGGCCCTCGCCGGACCGCGTGCGCGAGACGCTGTTCAACTGGCTGGCGCCGGTGATTGCCCAGGCCCGCTGCCTGGACCTGTTCGCCGGCAGCGGCGCGCTCGGGCTGGAGGCGCTGTCGCGCGGCGCTGCGCAGGTGCTGTTCGTGGACCACGAACGCAGCGTCATCGAACGCATCCGCGCGCATCTCGCCACACTCGGCGCCACGGCGCGCGCCCAGCTGCTGCAGGCCGAGGCGGCCCAGTACCTGCGCCAGGGCGGCGGGCCTTTCGACATCGTCTTTCTCGACCCGCCGTTCCGGCAGGGGCTGGTGCCACCGCTGCTGGCGCAGCTGCCGCCGCTGCTGGCGCCCGATCATCGCGTGTATGTCGAGACCGAGACGCCGCCACCGGCGCTGCCGCCAGGCTGGGAAACGCTCAAATCCGCACGCGCCGGGCAGGTGAGCTTCGCGCTGGTGCGTTTCACCGCCAACCCGCATAATCCCTGA
- a CDS encoding thioesterase family protein: MVMMFRFLLAWLTHRLRGPLGVLDTGVLSMRVWPTDLDMNVHMNNGRYFTAADIGRLDWWLRTGVMKKALARGWGPVAGDANGRFSRSLQPFEKFAVHTRLIGWDSKWLFKEHRFVSQSGQVVAVIVVRYLFRSRKAQHSPAEVLALVGHREPSPPLPDWVRDWHRAQNELTASLKAARARG, encoded by the coding sequence ATGGTGATGATGTTCCGCTTCCTGCTCGCCTGGCTCACTCACCGCCTGCGCGGCCCGCTGGGCGTGCTCGACACCGGCGTGCTCAGCATGCGCGTGTGGCCGACCGACCTCGACATGAATGTGCACATGAACAATGGCCGCTATTTCACCGCCGCCGACATCGGCCGGCTGGACTGGTGGCTGCGCACCGGCGTGATGAAGAAGGCGCTGGCGCGCGGCTGGGGGCCGGTGGCCGGCGACGCCAACGGCCGCTTCAGCCGCTCGCTGCAGCCGTTCGAGAAATTCGCCGTGCACACGCGCCTGATCGGCTGGGACAGCAAGTGGCTGTTCAAGGAACACCGCTTCGTCAGCCAAAGCGGTCAGGTGGTGGCGGTGATCGTCGTGCGCTACCTGTTCCGCAGCCGCAAGGCCCAGCACAGCCCGGCCGAGGTGCTGGCGCTGGTCGGGCACCGTGAACCCTCGCCACCGCTGCCGGACTGGGTGCGCGACTGGCACCGCGCGCAGAACGAGCTGACCGCCAGCCTCAAGGCCGCGCGGGCCCGCGGTTGA
- the tldD gene encoding metalloprotease TldD, producing MNETALKQAEHTLLAPAELSQPQIQRVLETLLVPGVDAADLYFQYRRREHWSLEDGLVRDAGFGLEQGVGVRVISGEKTGFAYSEELALPALTAASRSAGAIVRQGQSGRVRAWQSPGGRALYPAIDPVPSLAEADKVALLHRADAFARSLDPRVTQVMVSLLGAQDVVLIAASDGTWAGDVRPLVRMNIQVIVEENGRREQGHAGGGGRGDYRFFLEQNRVEDYAREAVRQALVRLHADPAPAGSMTVVLAAGWSGVLLHEAVGHGLEGDFNRKGSSAYSGRLGQPVASPLCTVVDDGTLPGRRGSLNLDDEGTPSHCTTLIEKGVLRGYMQDKLNARLMNMAPTGNGRRESFAHLPMPRMTNTYMLPGEDLPEDIIASVDKGLYVANLDGGQVDITSGNFVFSTAEAYLIEGGKITRPVKGATLIGNGPEALQRVSRVGNDLKLDTGIGVCGKDGQSVPVGVGQPTLRVDGLTVGGTQG from the coding sequence ATGAACGAAACCGCACTGAAACAGGCCGAACACACTCTGCTGGCGCCGGCCGAGCTGTCGCAGCCGCAGATCCAACGCGTGCTGGAGACGCTGCTGGTACCGGGCGTGGACGCGGCCGATCTGTATTTCCAGTACCGGCGCCGCGAGCACTGGTCGCTGGAAGACGGCCTGGTGCGCGACGCCGGCTTCGGCCTCGAGCAGGGGGTGGGTGTGCGCGTCATCAGCGGCGAGAAGACCGGTTTTGCCTATTCCGAGGAGCTGGCGCTGCCAGCGCTGACCGCCGCCTCGCGCTCGGCCGGTGCAATCGTGCGCCAGGGCCAGAGCGGGCGCGTGCGCGCCTGGCAGTCGCCAGGCGGCCGTGCGCTGTATCCGGCCATCGATCCCGTGCCGAGCCTGGCCGAGGCCGACAAGGTGGCGCTGCTGCACCGCGCGGACGCCTTCGCGCGCAGCCTGGATCCGCGCGTGACGCAGGTCATGGTCAGCCTGCTCGGCGCGCAGGACGTGGTGCTGATCGCCGCCAGCGACGGCACCTGGGCCGGCGACGTGCGCCCCCTGGTGCGCATGAACATCCAGGTGATCGTGGAGGAGAACGGTCGCCGCGAGCAGGGCCATGCCGGCGGCGGCGGGCGCGGCGATTACAGGTTCTTCCTCGAGCAGAACCGCGTCGAGGACTATGCGCGTGAGGCCGTGCGCCAGGCGCTGGTGCGCCTGCATGCCGATCCCGCGCCCGCCGGCAGCATGACGGTGGTGCTCGCGGCCGGCTGGTCGGGCGTGCTGCTGCACGAGGCGGTGGGGCATGGGCTGGAGGGCGACTTCAACCGCAAGGGCAGCTCGGCCTACAGCGGCCGCCTCGGGCAGCCGGTGGCGAGCCCGCTGTGCACGGTGGTGGACGATGGCACGCTGCCCGGCCGGCGCGGCTCGCTCAATCTCGACGACGAGGGCACGCCGAGCCACTGCACCACGCTGATCGAAAAGGGCGTGTTGCGCGGCTACATGCAGGACAAGCTCAACGCGCGGCTGATGAACATGGCGCCGACCGGCAACGGCCGGCGCGAGTCCTTCGCGCATCTGCCGATGCCGCGCATGACCAACACCTACATGCTGCCGGGCGAGGACCTGCCGGAGGACATCATCGCCTCGGTGGACAAGGGCCTGTACGTCGCCAATCTCGACGGCGGGCAGGTGGACATCACGTCCGGCAACTTCGTGTTCTCCACCGCCGAGGCCTACCTGATCGAGGGCGGCAAGATCACGCGCCCGGTCAAGGGCGCCACCCTGATCGGCAACGGCCCCGAGGCCTTGCAGCGCGTCAGCCGCGTCGGCAACGACCTCAAGCTCGACACCGGCATCGGCGTGTGCGGCAAGGACGGCCAGAGCGTGCCGGTGGGCGTGGGCCAGCCGACGCTGCGCGTGGACGGACTCACGGTTGGTGGTACGCAAGGGTAA
- a CDS encoding carbon-nitrogen hydrolase family protein: MSRVAAIQMVSGAERDANLAQAAALIADAAARGAQLAVLPENFALMGAGDEAKLAVAEAPGGGPLQDFLAQQARAHRLWLVGGTVPLRDEHDATRAYASCLLYDAQGRLAARFDKIHLFDVGIPGREEHYAESRSTIAGDAVTVVDTPLGRLGLAVCYDLRFPELFRRMVDQGVEIVALPSAFTAATGRAHWEVLLRARAIENLCYVIAPNQGGRHPGGRETWGDSLIVDPWGVVLDRLPQGPGVVLGEIDLARLRATRERFPALRHRRL; encoded by the coding sequence ATGTCCCGGGTGGCGGCCATCCAGATGGTGTCGGGCGCGGAGCGCGACGCCAACCTCGCACAGGCAGCGGCGCTGATCGCGGATGCCGCGGCGCGCGGCGCGCAGCTCGCGGTGCTGCCGGAAAACTTTGCCTTGATGGGGGCCGGCGACGAGGCCAAGCTGGCGGTCGCGGAGGCGCCGGGCGGCGGACCCCTCCAGGACTTCCTGGCGCAGCAGGCGCGCGCGCACCGCCTGTGGCTGGTCGGCGGCACCGTGCCGCTGCGCGATGAACACGACGCCACGCGCGCATACGCCAGTTGCCTGCTGTATGACGCACAGGGCCGGCTGGCCGCGCGCTTCGACAAGATCCACCTGTTCGACGTCGGTATTCCCGGGCGCGAGGAGCACTACGCCGAGTCGCGCAGCACGATCGCCGGCGACGCGGTGACGGTGGTGGACACGCCGCTCGGCCGGCTGGGCCTGGCGGTGTGCTACGACCTGCGCTTCCCGGAACTCTTCCGGCGCATGGTGGACCAAGGGGTGGAGATCGTCGCGCTGCCCTCGGCCTTCACCGCCGCGACCGGGCGCGCCCACTGGGAAGTGCTGCTGCGCGCGCGCGCCATCGAGAATCTCTGTTACGTCATCGCCCCCAACCAGGGCGGCCGCCATCCCGGCGGGCGCGAGACCTGGGGCGACAGCCTGATCGTCGATCCCTGGGGTGTGGTGCTGGACCGCCTGCCGCAGGGGCCGGGCGTGGTGCTCGGCGAGATCGACCTCGCGCGGCTGCGCGCGACGCGCGAACGCTTCCCGGCGCTGCGGCACCGGCGCCTGTAA